The Anoplopoma fimbria isolate UVic2021 breed Golden Eagle Sablefish chromosome 9, Afim_UVic_2022, whole genome shotgun sequence genome contains the following window.
GAAAGTCGTAGCGCTGACTTGTTATTCGGTTTTATTCGCGACGATGGCGCTGTAATGTCCGGATATAAAGATCGGTACGTGAAGGCACCATGAGCTCGAACCGGAAGCGGAATCAtgcaaaacaggaaatacacCAAACACACCGCACACAGGACGCGGTGGCTCCATTTTCTGGCGAGCGTTGAACTTTCGTTGTGCCACCTTTTATAGTATAGacagatttgtctttttttcattgattgCTGGATTGAAACGACCACATTTCCAAGATGGGGGGCGGTGATCTGGTGAGTACGAGCTGCCTCAGTCACGTCGTACCAGAGTCTGTTCAGAGGATGAGCCTTAAAGACGCTCTCTGTTCAATACATAGCTGTAATAACATGAAGTAATACATAGCTGTAATAACATGAAGTAATACATACTGGGAATAGATACGAGCCACAGCCCAGTTCAGCAATACTCACTTTAACTATGGTTTTATCTTAGTTTAAAAGTCTTACTTAGATGTCAGAGTAAAAGTTAAGATTTCTATTGAAATAGTCAGATTCACAATGCACGCCTATGATGATATTGTATCAGGTAGATTATACGTGAATACTTTCGTTTGACTGGGTAGtcatatttcagttactgtggattcttaactgttttttacaggggttttttttattgctcatttgcttatttataatacttattttgatcttgtttttattttattttactatgtgtcttgtttgcactatcctctatgctgctgtaatcctgtaaatgtgggactaataaaggattattttattttaccttatcATGTTAAACCCTTTCACCTTACACATTAAAGCCTCTGTGATAGTTTTCACAGTCACAGCTCCTAAATGTCTCCATCACTCTTGTCTTTTGCCAGAACTTGAAAAAGAGCTGGCATCCCCAGACTATGAAAAACATCGAGCGCGTTTGGAAAGCTGAACAGAAACATGAGGCTGAACGCAAGAAGATTGAGGAGCTCCAGAAAGAGCTGAAAGACGAACGAGCTCGAGAAGAAATAACAAGATTTGCACAGGAAGCCGGTTCCATCAAGTTAGTTCCCTGATATTATCATGGAAGTTATTTTGTGGTTTAAGACAAAATAGTATTGTCTAAGTCAGAATATCTCGTTTTATGGTCACAGGAAAAAGGATGACCGCCTGGACTGGATGTACCAGGGCCCTGCTGGTCAGGTCTCCAGAGATGAGTATCTTCTGGGACGTTCCATTGACAAGCAGATCACCGACCAATACGAGGAGCCCGAGAGCGGTCCATCGGCTGAGACTGGCCTCCTGCCTGGGTCCATCTTCAACCCTTCCACTCCTGCCTCAAACCTCGACCTGGCTGCCAAGATCAGGGAAGATCCCCTGTTTGAAATCAGGTTAGTTTGTCCCTTATCTTTGTGCAATTTGTACTGAAAATACACCACAAGTTgcaaattgtttaatttatgttttgtttgtttttctgaaggAAACgtgaggaagaaaagaagagagaattTTTGAGTAATCCagtgaagatgaagaaaatcaaagaaatgGTAAAAGTCACTATTTTGATGTTGTGGTTTTTAGCAGATTCATTTTTGAAGAACTCTTAAGATGTTGTTTTGACCTTTGACTTAAAGATTTTggttattttactgtaaataacCAACTCACTCATGTATTTTACTTCTTTGCATCTTTCAGCGAAGTTTACACTAACTTAATTATCAAAAACAGCtccatgtgtgtttgaaagtgGTACCGTGTCAGGAGGGGGAGATTGtcaagtattttttatttccctcaCAGCTGCGCCAGAATCTCAAcaagaaagacaagaagaagaagaggaagaaggataaaaaggagaagagagaagacaaagagagaagaaaggagaagaagcaTAAGAGAAGGAGTTCAAGTTCAAGCTCAGTTgaggaagatgagaaaaaacacaggtATGTAAGGAGATTGTTTaagaaataattataatatttcataGATTTGTGCTCAACCAGCAAAGCACACTTCACATGCAACATTATGACACATTAAGCAaagtttaaattattatattttatcttttttcagGACACATTCCCGAGATGAATCTTCAGCAGATACCAAACATCGTTCCCATCATCTTCCAGGCTATGGCCTACTGGTCAGTGAGCAGCAAGGCAGTATTTCATTACAtcaatatgatttatttttcagtttcaaaaaATAATCTGCTCTGAACCAGAACCCTTAAGTCCTAACTATTTAAGTCTTCCCTCTTAGCTCCCCACTGGCAGACATCACcagtcctcagctccctccAATCACTCAGGGCGCCGTGGGAGGAGCAGCTCCCGGTCGCCACACAGGAACCACAGAGACAATCACTTTGACTCTTCTTCCTCACACAGAGGAGACAAGAAGGTTGAGCCCAAAGCTTCCAGCCAACAGGGAGAGCGTTACCAGAGACCGAGGCACCCTGTGTCCAAGTAAGACTTTctcattaaaatacaatgttGGCGTTTCCCTCCACTATTCAAACTTAAATCCACTATCATGTGCTGCCACGCTATATATCCTTCTCTCTAACTTTATACATATTTTGTAGAATAACTGCTTTGAGTTATTCTCCTCAGGTATATTCAAAATCTAAGTAAATTTGCCACTAAACAGTTGGGTAGCTGTACTATTTCTGTCTGAAGTAACTCCACTTATTAATTGTAATTAATATTACTCTATGGGTTAGTCGGAGAaagcatgatttaaaaaaaaaaaaaaaaaaaaaaaaaatcagtttttcaGAGCATTGTCTTAATCACCACCCACACTGAATGGATTCTGGTCATTTTCtcgtgtatttttttctgtctgatgtAGGAAGCTTACTGCAGATGAGCTGGAGCACAAGAGGCGGGAGATGATGGACCAGGCCAAGCAGAGAGATGAGGACAGGGAGAATAATGTGAAGAGATACAAGAAGCAAGAGGAGCAGGAAAAGCAGCAGGAACAAAATGTCAAGTTTGACCGCCATGCTGGCTTCATTCAGTAAGTTTCTTAGCAACTAGTACACAGAGATAATCAGAGGGGATTCATATTATAATGTTGTCTTAGATCCACAGAAAAGGTTTTCTTGATGTCTCTCCGGTTTCACCTTTCttgcatgtttacatttttagccCCAGTAACACTCACCTTTCCTTCTTGCAGTAACATGAAGCTGGACAGTGCTGCAAGCTCTTCCGTAGAGgacagagtgaagaggaacaTCCACTCCATTCAGAGGACTGCAGCCTCCCTGGACAACTTCATGAAGAGATGAAGACACAACACATGTATAATATAGATTATCTAAATGAAAAAGCTTGACAAGACTACGCCACACACTCCTTTAGCTGTCTCTGCATGTATTAATGCATTGAGGATGGATGGTGTGGTGGGAGTCTGTCATGAGTTCAAACAAGGAACGACAGGCTCCATGCCTACcagttgcttttattttgaaaagtattttcCACAATGGTAACGTCATTTATATTTCAGACTATCATGGCTGATCTGTTTGTTACTttctttaaagcaaatatcCCCTTTAATGTTCATGTAATCAGAACGTTGTACAGTATATCGTTTTAGTTTTTACAGTATAATAGGACCTGCTTTTAAGGTTTTTGTAATATATGTTTGTTACTTAGTGTTGTTACTCCTGTGAGtggcaaattaaatgaaaacatatttccacTCTGTCGTTCAGACACTAATAGATAAAACCACATATATACACCAACACTCTTTGTGGCCTCTCTTTGTTGTATGTTCCAAAACCGAGATCACAGCtcgcacctttttttttaaagtacagcACCTTTTTTATGTGATGATGTATATGGACAATTTCATTTACTGTTTTAAAATCCTCAGTATTAGGATATATATTACAGAAAACCTCATTCAACAGTGTGGTGCTAATACATTTAGTCAAATTATTTGTCAATTGACTTTACATTCAGTGGTTTACTATTTATACTAACTGATTAGGTTTTGTTAAGTGCTGCAGGCGTTGGTCAAACTagaatttgattattttgatattcattggcattcattattattcagtTAGTAGAAAAGAAAGTTCTGACGTATTGAACAATTCAAGTTAACTCACATGACTCGTCTCTGGACAACATGAAACATGTCCAACACCAGCTGACATGAAAGAGCAATTAAAACATGTCCTCCTCCATTTTTCGATCTTACATTGGTTAGACCATGGATGGGGTTAATTAAGGCAACTTAACTTTGTCATCTGTAACTTTTCAACAAGATCAGAATGATGTCTTTACACAACTGATAGTTTCAACACATAGTTCAGCTCAGAGGACTAGAAATCTTCTGCCTTTCTCATCGGGATATCTATTGTCTGTTTATTCCAGTGGCACTGTAGAGGCTACTTTTAGGCAACTCTTTTAGTCTTTTTGGCTTGGATCTCCACTTCTTCTACTCAGTTTACTGGCGGATTACAGCCACGTGTGGCCTATAGCGCCAACTCCTGACAACTACACCTTCACTAATTTGATTTGCTCCAATTCAGTTGATGGAAACGCACCTAATTGACATTTCctttttgcaacattttaaatatcaaataaaaaatacacttgCCAATTGAATGGAAAAAACTGCTATGGACAatccagtttttaaaaaagcatctTCATAAATTAAAGACACTTCCcagttttaatttcacttcaaCACGCCTCATACAAACTATGCACGTCTATGTTGGCCTTTTACCGATATCCTCCAATCACAGCAGCGCCTCGCACCGGGAGCTGCTCCTCCAGCCAATCACCTCTGCGGAAGGCGATGACGTAGGAGACTCAAGCTACTCTGATCCCCGAGTGTCTAAATCGTGTAGTCACTCCTGGACACCAGCGAGCTATTCATAATAGCCGAGAAGAAGTGAAGTTTGCAAGTTCTACCATTAAGGAATACACTGCAACAGCTTCACCATGGTAAGAACGAAATACACCAGAATACGTGCGAATGGTTTTGAGGTGAAATCACCAGTTAATAAGGCTGATAGTTACAAGAGCTAGGCTAAGCTAATGCtcggagctaacagctagcacACATCTCACAATGCTCACTAAAGTCAACGTTACATCTTAATGCTCTGGAAACGAATGTGATACGTAAGGACTATTCAGTTACTATTTGTTGGATGCATTAATTGAATAGTTTCAGAATACGATGCAGAATAAAGCAGTGTTAAAGTGGCCGACGGTGGCCGTGCAGGCTCACACCGTTAGCAGCACACGAGCTAACGGTGTGTAGCTGCACAGTCCCGTGCtgtccttattattattattattaacacatgTGGTTGTGCCCGGGGGAAGCTTAAACTGTTGTAGGTACGTTTCTGTCGACATCAGTAAACGTTTGATTGGACAGTGTATCTGTTTTAGCTACAAAGCTAACGTGGCTAGTTAGCAAGTGGATACAGTGAAGCTActgtcacattacattacattacattacattacagtcatttagcagacgcttttatccaaagcgacttacaggaagtgtattcaacataggtattcaagagaactactagtcaccagaagtcataagtgcatctccttttcttaaacaagcatcttaaagcataaaccagagcaaaagtatagtgcagaggcaaattactacgaaaacaataattgcaacagactaatacgaatataataagtgctacaaactactacgaataggataagtgcagtaaacgaatacaataagtgcaacaactaatacgaatgcaataagtgctacgaggaaggctcagggtagtacttcttcaCAACAGTGACGACCCAGGAACGACGTGTTTCACCTCAAATGACATGAATTAAGAAAGGTCTCACCCTGATATGTCAGATATTGGTCCATTGTTGGTCCTATAACTACACCTTTTCATTTATAGTTAGTTAAAGTTACAGTCTGAGTCATTTAAAGTACTTCTACAGGCTTACACATGTGGGTTAGACATAACCCTGATTAATTAGGcacattattttaaacatgacgaaataaatacattttactaattatattctattttgaagacaaaaatatattgcatattatttgtatattaGATATGGACCTACTGTACATTTCCTTTTAGAAATATCTCAGTCCTGTGGTTGAGGttcttatatattttgataCTTGTATTGTTAATCCTCTTTATGCCTCATAGTGAtgtctacattttttattattttcatggtTGAGTATTTTCTAAATCAAGCAATTGATTATTTGGTCAGTTTAATATCAGAAcaagtgaaaaatgtttaatcaaaatGATTCACGGAGCCAAAATTGAcatatttaaatagattttattttttttgctgacaaTGACAATTGCCAATAAATTGATTCATCACAATAGTTGCcgatacattttttgtcaattaattaatcaattgatCTATTTGTCATTGCAACTCTGACTTATGTCCTTCTTCATCCAGTCTATTATGTCCTATAATGGAGGGGCCGTCATGGCCATGCGGGGGAAGAACTGTGTGGCAATAGCTGCAGACCGGAGATTTGGCATTCAGGCTCAAATGGTCACCACAGATTTCCAGAAGGTCTTCCCCATGGGAGAAAAGCTGTACATCGGGCTAGCTGGACTGGCAACTGATGTTCagacagtgtgagtgtgtttaaccTTCATGTCTTTCTCTCAAAGTggtaaaacatttctttcaccACCAGGGCACGATGATGACACGTATACTAAATTACTTTGACTACAGTCAGAACTTATGAATTGGTATAACTAAGTAATTCAGGGGAAACTGGTACTAGTAATGCGGTAAGTGACAGATAGGAAATAagttaccgtattttccgcactataaggcgcacttaaaagcctttaattttctcaaaaaacgacagtgctccttataatccggagcgctttatatatggattaattctggttgtgcttactgacctcgaagcgatgttgtgtggtacacggcgctctgtcaaaatgttttagtacgactttggtaaactacaaagccgcaccgcagcagcattacggccaccgtagtcaggagcgtcgcggagtaatacatactgtgcttcaccataataacagtgtgtgtgtataaggaccccaacatggctcctgtcaagagacacgcttacgacgcggacttcaaactcaaggctgtcagtcacgcaggagaacatgggaatagagcagctgcgagagaattcaacattaatgaatcaatggtaggaagtggaggaagtttgactgactgactgttttgtttcgcttaatgcgccttatagtccggtgcgccttatatatgaaaaaagatcgaaaatagaccattcattgacagtgcgccttataatccagtgcgccctatagtgcggaaaatacggtaaatgtcgttctctgtggttgtttaaaataattatcatcTGTTGTGAAATGTCTCAGGAATAACGATGTCTTTGCCTTTTGTGTAGATCCCAGAGGCTGAAATTCAGACTGAACCTGTATGAGCTGAAGGAGGGTCGCCAGATCAAGCCCAAGACCTTCATGAGCATGGTGTCCAACCTGTTGTATGAAAAGAGGTGAGAGCACCAAAGTTAATATAGACCCATTTTAGTGTTAACAAGAGCCATGTCAAACTTAAAAGCTGCATACTGTTGGCATAAATACTTGCCTAGAAGGTAAAAGAACATCTGGTTAACATGTGATGCTCTCATTAGGTTCGGGCCGTACTACATCGAGCCTGTGATCGCCGGACTTGATCCCAAAACCTCAGAGCCATTCATCTGCTCCTtggatttgattggctgcccCATGGTGACAGAAGACTTTGTTGTCAGTGGCACCTGCTCAGAGCAGATGTATGGCATGTGTGAATCTTTGTGGGAGCCAGACATGGTAAGTAGTGTGTGAAGTTTGAGGTCACTGCTTGCTGGACGCTAAGAAACAGTAACTAGCAGTTTCTTAATGTTCAATTGAGTATTGCCCTTTGCAAGTCTGTAATGTGTGCAGGATCTCACATGATAAAGAGAAACCTTATGTCTGCATTTTTCGTGAATGTAAACGTAGTTACTACTAGCTTCCATTTGTGTTACTGGTAGAATTGTCAGCTTTAACTTTTCAACAAGATCAGAACGATGTCTTTACACAGCTGACGACTTTCAACACAAAGTTTAACTTAGAGGAGTAGAAATCTATCGTTTATTCCATTTGCACTGTAGAGGCTAGTTTTTAGAGACATACATCCTCTTGTACAGTATGTGAGGTCTACCTTGTATTCAGTCATTCTTGCCACAGGTATTCTTTAGTAAAACATTCACAAGTGTTAATTTGATAAATGTGTTCAATCATGCAGGAAGCAGAGGACCTGTTTGAAACCATCTCACAGGCGATGCTGAACGCAGTTGATAGAGATGCAGTGTCTGGAATGGGAGTCGTTGTACATGTCATGTAAGTACAGTATGCACAGGTTAGGGTGAGGTGGAGTGAAAGGTTTGCAGTGATTGacagccttttcttttctcttgcaGTGAGAAAGACAAGATCACCACACGAACCCTGAAAGCCAGGATGGACTAGAGCTTCTGTTTTTCCACACACTTCACCAACAcaaatgttttgtataaaaataataaacaatgctTGTACTGTCTTTTCttcaataaatgaatcaacatAGGTTTAAACAATGAACTTGACTTATGTTATCGATGGAAGAATTTGCACTACATTGCCACTACTTTTCGGATCTTTGTTTCATGATGCAAATTGTTTGAGCCGAATTCAACAGTTCTGCACAAAACCAAGACAGGCTTGGCAACagaaatttaaattaaaggaaaactaAACCAGCAAGGTTGGCTGACTGGAAAATACTTAAACCTTTCTTTATATGACGGCTAGCATGGACTGTACAtcagtttgaaaaatataaaaagtcagagtagggagattacaaaaacattaactGATTCTCAACATGTCACACTGCAACAACCATCGGGAGGAgacactgcagagagaaattCCAACACTTCTCCAAAAAGCAACGTTGCTATGACTGAATGAAAGGAGCCAGTCCTTGTGTCAATTCTGAACCCTCAGACCAAGCGGGGAATGAAAATGCTTTGGTCTAAAGATAGACCCTACCTAGTGGCATAATGTGAAGTGTAGAATACAGCATTGAACAGTTTCACCCATTCATTCCTTTTCAAGTCTGTTGGTGTCCCTGATTTCTATGGAAGcacataacaaaaacacatgaagtctctttttttttaatataatttcccACCATTAACATAACTCTGTTCACTGAAATAGTATTGCTTAATAAGATGTTTTATGGTGTGTTGACAAAAAAGCCTCACTCCGAGACCACTTACTATCCTTTTCCAGAGTTTTTAACTGCATCTCACAGTCTGCCTCCGAGGATGGAGTTTGgtcagttgccatggagataGCTCGGTTGTTATCTAGTGACCCAAATAAAAACGTTTTTTGTCAAACAGTGAGATACAGTCGCTTAAGAAATAAGCAgagccaaacaaaaacaagataaaactcCCTTTAATATGCAATGAATCATTTTcaagtaacttttttttcctaatgtCTGTTGGTAACAAAACAATACtgtatacaaacacaaaattgCTACATTAATGTAAACAAGATATAAAAATGATCCTTATggtaataaaacaagtatttgcTGCAGATTTCCCCTTtttatgtgaatttttttttcttagaccATCCTCCACCAAGCTCACGGTTAAAATTTccaaaatattgaaaaacaatATGGCAACGTAACATTCAAAcaccatttttttcagtttctttttttttttttaagtcataaCACTCAGATGCTAAGTTCAGTGGTTTGATGTTTCAACTTACTGGTGGAGTCTCATGTACACATCAGCCATGCATTTTTGATATTGCATTCATTTACTTAATACACCATTATATATTAAAGTGTTTATCCCCTGTTGTTCCAATTTTTTCAGCAGTGCTTTTGATTCTTTTGTTTGTACTGTGAGAGAAGCCTGATGGCAACTGTTAAAAGTGTTTGTCATGCAATCTGACCATTCAGCATCTGTGCAAGTTGTttacatctgtgtgtctgtgtgtttgtgtctaatAGAAAGTATAAGAACAACAACGACATGAACAGAAACCAAAGAGACTGTACTGACGGACTGTTAACTGCTGAAGCTGACACACTCGTTCAAGGCATTAGTGAGACAGTTTCCGTGCTGGCGTGAGGAGTAACAAGGTGGCTGAAGAAGAATGGGAGGCagaaaattttaaaaagaacaggGAGATTATCGGGATGCCATTCCGAATTCAAAGAGTGGTTTCATGAGTTTTTGTAGTCAGCTAGTGGATGAGGGAGTCTGGGAGGTGTTGGGGTGAGTGTTTGTGGGGGTCAGTGTAACAGGCGGCGTGCATCCTTCCTGCCAGACTCGTGCTAGCTGTGGGAGGACACTggtagtttttttgggggggaggcGTTGGGAGGCAGGGGGGAGATGGACCTATGCTGAGGTGAAGGGGAAGAGAAATAAGTGCGTGGCATTTGACAGGTCtatgacaggaagtgactggCTGGACTGGGAGATGGGAGATGAGTCTATGATAAGATGTTGGACATGAACTCGTAGAATCGTTTCGAGTACTGCTCTGGGTTCACCGTCGATATTTCGGCCCCCGCCTaagatacacaaacaaaaaaggtacAAAATAAGATAGATTGAGCCATGAACATGCAATAAAAGAACATTAATACTTTTGATTTACATACATTTCTGTGTTACATGGAGTAAAATGCACTTTAAGGGGCCGTATGACCTAAGAATAGTATGCTCACTGTCCCACTTCCTAGGCCTTTGCCCCGGAGTTTCATGACAGCATCTTATTGACAAAATCTGTCTGCAGAAATATAACTGGCAAAGTACACAAAACCTTTTCTGTTGTAGGTTCTGCTAGAGAAGGTGTCTACTGGAAAACATTTTACCAGGATgagtcacacacagactcacaaggtgaaaacaatagcCGCCACAAACAGGTACAATACAATAACCGGCTCCTCCTTTTATTAAGCTGAACAGTGCTACACATACTACCTTACCAGCCTGTAAATCAGATGGGTTGATGAGCTTTGTTTTATTACTCAGCATTAAAGTGAAGAGCCAGCGTTGGCAGTGGCAGCCTACTAGTTAattcagattcatttttttagcaTTATGTTCATATAGATGTTCCTCAGAGAAAGACACACCACAGTGTgaagagcaaaaaaacagaGGGTGTGTTTTTACACACCCTGCAGTACATACTTTGTAAGGGGAGAGgcagtatgtactaaaagtaaaaagagaaagtatAAGATTTAGAGTGCAGCCACTGTCTTTCTCTTTGGTTGTTGTAGCTAACTGGATCTAGCTAGCCTGCTGACAGTTGGTGAGCCTGCTTGGAGGCTGAGGGcacatgtgattggctgaaacaTGAGGGGGCAGACACTGGTGAAAACGTCCACTGTCATCTAAAGTGACTTAATTAATGTCATCagtaacaaaaatgttgttaaagaTGATTGACTACAGATAATGATAAGTGTAACAAAAAcgttataaatgtaatattaggACAATTACATAGAGATAatataaaaggtttttaaaaaataacaatgaattTGAATACAACTCTGTTAATATGAAGATTCAGCAtaatattgtgttgtgttttaatgattaaataaatatgaaatattttgctCTACAAAAAGTATTTAGCATAACCTATTCATAATGTCTTATTGATTCTTTTAATTGACATATATCTCTGTAATCTGAATTTGTAGCCATAGAGGGATGGATAATGATGTAGTATTGACACTCACCCCGTGTTTCACAGTTTTGGCAGCATGTGCAGCTTTTTTCTTCGCGTCATAGTGTGTGAGGATGTCGATGATAGCCATGAAGTAAACCTCCTTTTTCACAACACCTGGCACAAGAACACATCACAAGGTTTTACTTTCACCTGAAAATACATGATAAAGGCTGTGACGTGGGACACACATTTCTGCTATTGTATGAGGAGCAGCTTTGACTGTCTACTCTTTAGTTTTGATTGCTTTTAATCAaactaaatttattttaaaaaaaaatcaaaacaaagcttattttcttctttctttacagacAAGTT
Protein-coding sequences here:
- the psmb3 gene encoding proteasome subunit beta type-3, with translation MSIMSYNGGAVMAMRGKNCVAIAADRRFGIQAQMVTTDFQKVFPMGEKLYIGLAGLATDVQTVSQRLKFRLNLYELKEGRQIKPKTFMSMVSNLLYEKRFGPYYIEPVIAGLDPKTSEPFICSLDLIGCPMVTEDFVVSGTCSEQMYGMCESLWEPDMEAEDLFETISQAMLNAVDRDAVSGMGVVVHVIEKDKITTRTLKARMD
- the cwc25 gene encoding pre-mRNA-splicing factor CWC25 homolog, giving the protein MGGGDLNLKKSWHPQTMKNIERVWKAEQKHEAERKKIEELQKELKDERAREEITRFAQEAGSIKKKDDRLDWMYQGPAGQVSRDEYLLGRSIDKQITDQYEEPESGPSAETGLLPGSIFNPSTPASNLDLAAKIREDPLFEIRKREEEKKREFLSNPVKMKKIKEMLRQNLNKKDKKKKRKKDKKEKREDKERRKEKKHKRRSSSSSSVEEDEKKHRTHSRDESSADTKHRSHHLPGYGLLLPTGRHHQSSAPSNHSGRRGRSSSRSPHRNHRDNHFDSSSSHRGDKKVEPKASSQQGERYQRPRHPVSKKLTADELEHKRREMMDQAKQRDEDRENNVKRYKKQEEQEKQQEQNVKFDRHAGFIHNMKLDSAASSSVEDRVKRNIHSIQRTAASLDNFMKR